One genomic region from Leptospira tipperaryensis encodes:
- a CDS encoding glycosyltransferase family 39 protein, whose product MSRVKAYFSELKRNQDLKVFLFIFALGAFFRLFRLDLQSPWEDELFSIRASSQSSLVKLWDWMKNDPHPPLYQTLLFFWFQTFSPTVFFGRLLSAIAGLLVPLAFYVFAPKTLSGRMKVSVAALLALSTGLIYYSQELRSYSLLVLFCTIQLAFVLRSVYENGNQRKIYLTVLVISLLASYTHFFGFIWSASVFLGLFVSSWIFTKKFPKEEFLLGIVFAILFLPALYLLFNSDKIGIASWIPEAGFTAFVVFFDLIFHSGILKKFIPGIVASLALLVGFASLYFRKNQGETETTSLETEHKKSVILLFITLLIFSIVIGVLSAIQPLITARNLLVTSPALYFLIATGFSLFPIYKGKRLESVLILISLVSLYYFTRHFYKPYKEQWRESSHYIISEVKDHPEEYTLLCSSHAYNMEYFLKTAEITGITPKIYSREEADLFIKDPKRKNLVILETSWKYLDSQEVDALSTKKIYDRNDRLFYGMRVIVIRK is encoded by the coding sequence ATGAGTCGTGTGAAGGCGTATTTTAGCGAACTAAAACGAAATCAGGATCTCAAAGTATTTCTTTTTATCTTTGCGTTAGGCGCCTTCTTTCGTCTTTTTAGGTTGGATCTTCAGAGTCCCTGGGAAGACGAACTCTTTTCGATTCGAGCTTCCTCCCAATCTTCTCTGGTAAAACTTTGGGATTGGATGAAGAATGATCCGCATCCGCCCTTATATCAGACACTTTTGTTTTTTTGGTTTCAGACTTTTTCTCCGACTGTTTTTTTCGGAAGGTTGCTCAGCGCCATCGCCGGACTCCTGGTCCCTCTTGCATTCTATGTCTTCGCTCCTAAAACTCTGAGCGGAAGAATGAAGGTTTCCGTCGCCGCGTTACTCGCGCTTTCCACCGGGCTTATCTATTATTCGCAGGAGCTCAGATCTTATAGTCTTCTCGTTTTGTTTTGTACGATCCAACTTGCGTTTGTACTTCGATCCGTGTATGAAAATGGAAATCAAAGGAAGATCTATCTAACCGTTTTGGTAATATCTCTTCTTGCTTCTTACACTCATTTTTTCGGGTTTATCTGGTCGGCGTCCGTCTTTCTTGGGTTGTTTGTTTCCAGTTGGATTTTTACAAAGAAATTTCCGAAAGAGGAGTTCCTCTTAGGAATCGTTTTTGCGATTTTGTTTCTTCCAGCCTTGTATCTTCTTTTTAATTCGGATAAGATCGGAATCGCTTCCTGGATTCCGGAAGCTGGTTTTACCGCGTTTGTAGTCTTTTTTGATTTGATCTTTCATTCCGGAATTCTCAAAAAATTCATTCCCGGGATCGTCGCTTCTTTGGCCTTGCTCGTCGGTTTTGCCTCTCTTTACTTTCGCAAGAATCAGGGCGAGACGGAGACTACAAGTTTAGAAACAGAACATAAGAAATCTGTAATTCTTCTTTTTATCACTCTTTTGATCTTTTCGATCGTGATTGGAGTTCTTTCCGCGATTCAACCTTTGATCACCGCGAGAAATCTTTTGGTAACGAGTCCGGCGTTGTATTTTTTAATCGCGACCGGCTTTTCTCTTTTTCCGATCTACAAAGGAAAACGTCTGGAATCGGTCTTGATTCTTATCTCCTTGGTTTCTCTCTATTATTTTACGCGTCATTTTTATAAACCATACAAAGAACAGTGGAGAGAAAGTTCCCACTATATTATTTCCGAAGTAAAAGATCATCCGGAAGAATATACGCTTCTTTGTTCTTCTCATGCCTACAACATGGAATACTTTTTAAAGACGGCTGAGATCACGGGGATCACCCCAAAAATCTACAGCAGAGAAGAAGCCGATCTTTTTATCAAGGATCCGAAAAGAAAGAATCTTGTGATATTGGAAACGTCTTGGAAATACCTGGATTCGCAGGAAGTAGACGCGTTGTCTACAAAGAAGATATATGATCGAAACGATCGATTGTTTTACGGAATGAGAGTGATCGTAATCCGTAAGTAA
- a CDS encoding glycosyltransferase family 2 protein — MKKKNITYVIPCLNEERTLPLVLEKLVKLKKELKQYNVEILVSDNGSEDKSIAIAKKFGARVVNCKERGYGAALNFGITNATGEIVIFADADNTYDFLESPALLAEMEKGAEFVIGSRLSGKIHQGAMPFLHRYLGTPVINWIINLLYSKKGNRVQDANSGFRCFLKKKYLEWEIESTGMEFASEMLVKALRSGVKLSHVPISLYPDVAGRIPHLRTWRDGMRHLLQILIHSQQLFYYSGLVLFLTGWAITLVGYSTGIIAVGPFHIFGIHSLTVLLLVATLGQTVWAIGLFLAARKTSELGFYSKLNNLSEDLLFWYSARMILFVVLLFGFIVFRWWRNSFQVLDLEKEILMISFLSVQILNLIGQTITAHLLKRT; from the coding sequence ATGAAGAAAAAAAATATTACCTACGTCATTCCATGTTTGAACGAAGAAAGAACACTTCCTTTGGTTTTAGAGAAGTTAGTAAAACTGAAAAAAGAACTGAAACAATACAACGTCGAAATTCTTGTTTCCGATAACGGAAGCGAAGACAAGTCGATCGCAATTGCAAAAAAGTTCGGCGCAAGGGTTGTGAACTGTAAAGAACGAGGTTACGGCGCGGCTCTCAACTTCGGAATTACGAACGCCACCGGTGAAATCGTAATTTTTGCGGACGCGGACAATACATACGACTTTCTGGAATCTCCGGCTCTTCTTGCGGAGATGGAAAAGGGAGCGGAGTTTGTGATTGGATCGCGTTTGAGCGGGAAAATTCATCAGGGTGCGATGCCGTTTTTGCACCGTTATCTCGGAACCCCGGTGATCAACTGGATTATCAATCTATTATATTCAAAAAAAGGAAATCGTGTCCAAGACGCAAATTCCGGTTTTCGTTGTTTTCTGAAAAAGAAATATCTCGAATGGGAAATCGAAAGTACCGGAATGGAATTCGCCTCCGAAATGCTCGTAAAAGCTCTGAGAAGCGGAGTGAAACTATCGCACGTTCCGATCAGCCTATATCCTGACGTTGCGGGAAGAATCCCTCACTTGAGAACTTGGAGAGACGGGATGAGACATCTTTTACAGATCCTCATCCATTCTCAGCAGTTGTTCTATTATTCGGGTTTGGTTCTTTTTCTTACGGGTTGGGCGATCACGCTCGTCGGATATTCAACTGGAATCATCGCGGTCGGACCGTTTCATATCTTCGGGATTCATTCTCTCACCGTTCTGCTGTTAGTCGCAACTCTGGGGCAAACCGTATGGGCCATCGGACTTTTTCTGGCGGCTAGAAAGACTTCCGAGTTGGGTTTTTATTCTAAGTTAAACAATCTTTCGGAAGATCTTTTGTTTTGGTATTCCGCGAGAATGATTTTGTTCGTCGTTCTCTTGTTCGGTTTTATCGTTTTTCGTTGGTGGAGAAATTCATTTCAAGTTTTGGATCTCGAAAAAGAAATTTTGATGATCAGCTTCTTGAGTGTACAGATTCTAAATCTCATCGGACAAACCATCACCGCGCATCTATTAAAAAGAACATAA
- a CDS encoding arginyltransferase, translating into MIQQKLQDLVDSLPISPERNCSYYSDRPSQIQYLPFHGEIAKEALQFFFDSGFRRTGNILYRASCNGCRDCLSYRMPLDLFVPSRNRRRLLKINSDLRIRFAQPELTSEKEILYLRYQRSRYENFVSGESDQELLEGMRWNLFGYPENSLEMTLSLEERIVGFMILDVASDSLSAVYSVYDPDFSDRSLGSFAILCSILHAQKLGMKFYHLGYYLPGHPDMDYKKYWAPSEIREPDTNLWIQSEEFQKKHPDFPWS; encoded by the coding sequence ATGATCCAACAAAAACTCCAAGACCTCGTGGATTCGCTTCCGATCAGTCCGGAGCGAAATTGTTCTTACTATTCGGATCGTCCTAGTCAAATTCAATATCTACCGTTTCATGGAGAGATCGCAAAGGAAGCCCTTCAGTTTTTTTTCGATTCCGGTTTTAGAAGAACGGGAAACATTCTCTATCGAGCGTCTTGCAACGGTTGTAGAGATTGTTTGAGTTATAGAATGCCCTTGGATCTTTTTGTTCCCAGTAGAAACCGCAGAAGACTTTTGAAAATCAATTCCGACTTGAGAATTCGTTTCGCTCAACCGGAACTCACGAGCGAAAAAGAAATTCTCTATCTCCGTTATCAAAGATCCCGTTATGAAAATTTTGTAAGTGGAGAATCCGATCAGGAACTCTTAGAAGGAATGCGTTGGAATCTTTTTGGTTATCCCGAAAATTCTTTAGAGATGACTCTATCGTTGGAGGAAAGGATCGTAGGCTTTATGATTCTGGACGTGGCCTCCGATTCTCTCTCGGCCGTGTATTCGGTGTATGATCCTGATTTTTCGGATCGAAGTCTGGGGAGTTTCGCCATTCTTTGTTCCATTCTCCACGCGCAGAAACTGGGAATGAAGTTCTATCATCTTGGCTATTATCTTCCGGGACATCCCGATATGGATTACAAAAAGTATTGGGCGCCCTCGGAAATTCGGGAACCGGACACAAATCTTTGGATCCAATCGGAAGAGTTTCAAAAAAAGCACCCGGACTTTCCTTGGAGTTAG
- a CDS encoding O-antigen ligase family protein — protein sequence MSQFLNLKILPLILLCFCFGFLFFFDPSNPALSRDSLVFTLFVWFFCSALAWKKKLNRIHPIFFLACLLLIGISTVNGINRAPVVYFPQKSNLKLLYVAAFSFSIFLFLKNVPPIFLFIHTVAFASSPPLFSSIKSIPLLIFVLASFLYLAPRRIRFQKLHGIITVFFLLVLISSLLSYKAQAGFLQLSLLLSGTGIFFLVSAYPSRGIKKGLLLILSFDLLLNTINLFSAVHTIWPFPILEPPLLLTYAGFPVSSIAVISALTTIVTLYTAFQFPWFSPVLIPGAAAAIYLTFLNHSRASMLAFLVAGIYFLLLRLGKKVSFTKVFVPTVFGLLILGLGTYFFIPGESITRYFNPETLLIRFSLWTFHFQSVFHNAPIFGLGPDADSLLAHLPGIHPGTIGYEDFYLFLHSFRSYPQAHNLYVEAYTSFGILGSVVFLGIAFQFVYLSYKMLRSKTRETANLGIFISCLFLFVAFHEFFDFNLGEQHFLIPLVLCVSLLQIKYGFKNRSIRTEKRLFQFSFYVGLFILGLVCFQITWEQRLRNLILASVQNEIELDNFLIYKEKNTIGKRKKVSYPIEEIVKNEKWIRSEESLVLASLILRKKPEYQTLSQSLLTRCIRQNPYSSACRKEKADLLKKNEPNLDIRQELGEAKKTDPFHIIFTE from the coding sequence ATGAGCCAGTTTCTCAATTTAAAAATTTTACCTCTCATCCTACTCTGTTTTTGTTTCGGCTTTTTGTTTTTTTTCGATCCCTCGAATCCAGCTCTTTCTAGAGACAGTTTGGTATTCACTCTCTTTGTCTGGTTTTTTTGTTCCGCGCTCGCTTGGAAGAAAAAATTAAACCGAATTCATCCGATCTTTTTCTTGGCCTGTCTTCTGCTCATCGGGATTTCGACGGTCAACGGAATCAACCGCGCACCTGTTGTTTACTTTCCTCAAAAATCGAATTTGAAACTTCTGTATGTCGCAGCCTTTTCGTTTTCCATTTTTCTTTTTTTAAAAAACGTTCCTCCTATTTTTCTTTTTATTCATACGGTTGCTTTTGCCTCTTCTCCTCCTCTGTTTTCGAGCATCAAATCGATTCCTCTTTTGATATTTGTGTTAGCTTCCTTTTTATATCTGGCTCCGAGAAGAATTCGATTTCAAAAACTTCACGGGATCATCACCGTCTTTTTTCTTTTGGTTTTGATTTCGTCGCTTCTGTCTTACAAAGCACAGGCAGGATTCCTACAACTCTCTCTTCTTCTTTCCGGAACCGGAATCTTTTTCTTAGTTTCAGCTTACCCGAGCAGAGGGATTAAAAAGGGTCTTCTCTTGATCCTTTCCTTCGATCTACTCTTAAACACGATCAATCTTTTTTCCGCCGTTCATACGATCTGGCCCTTTCCAATCTTGGAGCCGCCGCTTCTTTTAACCTACGCCGGCTTTCCGGTCTCTTCCATTGCGGTCATCTCGGCGCTTACAACGATTGTCACGTTATACACCGCTTTCCAGTTTCCTTGGTTTTCTCCCGTTCTCATTCCGGGCGCGGCGGCGGCGATATATCTAACGTTTCTAAATCATTCCAGAGCGAGCATGTTGGCTTTTCTCGTAGCAGGGATCTATTTTCTTCTTTTGCGTTTAGGCAAAAAAGTTTCTTTTACTAAGGTTTTCGTTCCGACTGTTTTTGGTTTATTGATCCTCGGACTTGGAACGTATTTTTTTATACCCGGAGAATCGATTACTCGTTACTTCAATCCGGAAACCCTCTTGATTCGTTTTTCTCTCTGGACCTTTCACTTTCAATCCGTCTTTCATAATGCGCCCATCTTCGGTCTAGGCCCGGACGCGGATTCCCTTTTGGCACATCTCCCCGGCATACATCCAGGAACGATCGGTTACGAGGACTTTTATCTTTTCTTGCATTCCTTTCGTTCTTATCCGCAAGCTCATAATCTCTACGTCGAAGCCTATACTAGTTTTGGAATTTTAGGATCCGTTGTCTTTCTTGGAATCGCGTTTCAATTCGTGTATCTTTCTTATAAGATGCTTCGTTCTAAAACGAGAGAAACTGCAAATTTAGGAATTTTTATCTCCTGCCTTTTTCTCTTTGTCGCATTTCACGAGTTCTTTGATTTTAATCTTGGAGAACAACATTTTCTCATTCCTCTCGTTCTCTGCGTTTCTTTGTTACAGATAAAATACGGCTTTAAAAATCGGTCCATACGGACGGAAAAACGCCTTTTTCAATTCTCTTTTTACGTAGGTTTGTTTATTTTAGGTTTGGTTTGTTTTCAGATCACCTGGGAACAAAGACTGAGAAACTTGATTCTCGCATCCGTCCAGAACGAAATCGAACTTGATAATTTTCTAATATACAAAGAAAAGAATACGATCGGAAAGCGAAAAAAAGTTTCCTATCCGATCGAAGAGATCGTCAAGAACGAAAAATGGATTCGTTCGGAAGAAAGTCTCGTCTTAGCGTCCCTGATTCTTAGAAAAAAACCGGAGTACCAAACGCTCTCCCAATCCTTACTCACAAGATGTATCCGTCAGAATCCGTATTCTTCCGCTTGTAGAAAGGAAAAGGCCGACCTTTTAAAAAAGAACGAACCTAATTTGGATATCCGACAAGAACTCGGGGAAGCAAAAAAGACGGATCCATTTCATATCATTTTTACGGAATAA
- a CDS encoding LA_3751/LA_3752 family putative glycosyltransferase, whose protein sequence is MLQRLTHSYVRYSLYLLVFGFLIFNRSKLDRQFPFVSSDSEIKYYQTIAFAQNGLGAISKSECTYPGKNLDPDFRFFPFDYPWAFLKENSKGNCLFQYPPILALVNGLPAYLLGPKIITFLPLLCLLACMIVFDLILSLFIEQAWVILISTLIPFGLSFPVLSSEEFSEVPLNNLLLLTFGLLVIRSLFADLIKTKEPSEHSNFRIFSCISGLIAVTAFFLRTESAFPIFLFGFLSFFQKETRKNLREYLIFSALGATVAFVSIGFLNFVYSGHPMGIRFLVSSGDAVSQFSLSKQISIFQGYLFGDETKTGFLKAAPYAILILGILSNLIRKKTLSGESLLGIVGLGTVFSISFLSPYTAGVHHFGLRYLESGFIFLSAGIFIFLYHRSVEYPKAGIVLALIATCSLYYNYKFTREGFKILFGAISPYNEIQSEFQKRKIIVHKGQFTNYLIGYSYLTAIHLSVNTSKDAMDLEEILKNQKIESYSVLEYDLEPPKDPNLPEKQYKEKIAVRFPDSTRFYKLKDQKKVLDFTLKTYSLK, encoded by the coding sequence ATGTTACAACGACTGACTCACAGCTACGTTCGATACTCTCTCTATCTACTCGTTTTTGGATTTCTTATATTCAATCGTTCTAAACTGGATCGTCAGTTTCCTTTTGTTTCGAGCGACTCTGAAATCAAATACTACCAGACGATAGCCTTTGCTCAAAATGGGTTGGGCGCAATTTCGAAATCGGAATGCACCTATCCCGGAAAAAATTTGGATCCGGACTTTCGTTTTTTTCCGTTTGATTATCCATGGGCCTTTCTAAAGGAAAACTCAAAAGGCAACTGCCTCTTTCAGTATCCGCCGATTTTAGCCTTGGTCAACGGCTTGCCCGCCTATCTCCTAGGCCCTAAGATCATTACTTTTTTGCCGCTTCTTTGTCTGCTCGCTTGTATGATCGTCTTTGATCTCATTCTCTCTTTATTTATTGAACAAGCCTGGGTCATTTTAATCAGCACCTTGATTCCGTTTGGTCTTAGTTTTCCTGTTCTTTCTTCGGAAGAATTTTCCGAGGTTCCACTGAATAACTTGCTTCTTCTTACTTTCGGACTCTTAGTAATCAGATCCCTCTTTGCAGACCTAATCAAAACGAAAGAACCATCGGAACATTCTAACTTTAGAATATTCTCCTGTATTTCCGGACTAATAGCAGTCACCGCTTTCTTTCTCAGAACGGAATCCGCTTTCCCGATCTTTCTTTTCGGTTTTCTTTCTTTTTTTCAAAAAGAAACCAGAAAGAATCTCAGAGAATATCTAATCTTCTCCGCGTTAGGTGCAACCGTGGCTTTCGTTTCCATCGGATTCTTAAATTTTGTATATTCTGGTCATCCGATGGGAATTCGATTTCTCGTAAGTTCCGGAGACGCGGTCAGTCAGTTTTCGCTCTCAAAACAGATTTCGATCTTTCAAGGTTATCTTTTCGGGGACGAGACAAAAACCGGTTTTTTAAAAGCCGCGCCGTATGCGATTCTCATCCTCGGCATTCTTTCCAATCTGATTCGTAAAAAGACACTTTCCGGAGAATCGTTGCTCGGAATCGTAGGACTCGGAACCGTCTTCTCCATTTCGTTTTTAAGTCCTTATACGGCCGGCGTTCATCACTTCGGTTTGAGATATTTAGAATCGGGTTTTATTTTTCTCTCTGCGGGAATTTTTATATTTCTATATCATAGAAGTGTTGAGTATCCGAAAGCAGGAATCGTTCTCGCGCTTATAGCGACTTGCAGTTTATACTACAACTATAAGTTTACAAGAGAAGGATTTAAGATTCTTTTTGGGGCGATCTCGCCTTACAACGAAATTCAAAGTGAGTTTCAAAAACGAAAGATTATCGTTCACAAAGGTCAATTCACCAATTATTTGATCGGTTATTCTTATCTCACCGCAATCCATCTGTCTGTGAATACATCTAAGGACGCAATGGATTTAGAAGAAATTCTAAAAAATCAAAAGATCGAATCGTATTCCGTTTTAGAGTATGATCTCGAACCACCCAAGGATCCAAACCTACCCGAGAAACAATACAAAGAAAAAATCGCGGTTCGTTTTCCGGATTCTACTCGGTTTTACAAGTTAAAGGATCAGAAGAAAGTTCTGGATTTTACTCTTAAAACGTATTCGTTAAAGTAA
- a CDS encoding SDR family NAD(P)-dependent oxidoreductase: MAKKIIVVGASSGIGKELSILLLEQGHTVTLVARRDKELKSIAAPFNTSKETKAFIIKQDVTNFDQADSAFQKAVKSMKGLDEIYYASGIMYDIQPEEFDTTKDIEMLNTNLLGCVAWLNPAAFYFQNQKSGKIIGISSIAGDRGRRGNPVYNTSKAGMNTYLEALRNRLGVLGIQVLTVKPGFIDTAMTQGLKGLFWLISAKEAASIILKAADGGKECIYVPARWGLVGLIIRMIPSFIFKRLSI; encoded by the coding sequence ATGGCAAAAAAAATCATCGTCGTTGGTGCATCTAGCGGAATCGGAAAAGAACTCTCCATCCTTCTTTTGGAACAAGGACATACGGTGACTCTGGTCGCTCGTCGTGATAAGGAATTAAAATCCATCGCGGCTCCTTTTAACACTTCGAAAGAAACAAAAGCATTTATTATCAAACAGGACGTTACCAATTTCGATCAGGCGGACTCCGCGTTTCAAAAAGCTGTAAAATCCATGAAGGGTCTCGACGAGATCTACTACGCATCCGGAATCATGTATGATATCCAGCCGGAAGAATTCGATACTACAAAAGACATCGAGATGTTAAACACAAATCTTCTCGGCTGTGTCGCTTGGTTGAATCCGGCGGCATTCTATTTTCAAAATCAAAAGAGCGGAAAAATCATCGGAATTTCTTCGATCGCCGGAGATCGCGGAAGAAGAGGGAATCCGGTTTATAATACTTCGAAAGCGGGAATGAATACGTATCTCGAAGCGCTTCGCAATCGTCTCGGAGTATTGGGAATCCAAGTGCTCACCGTGAAACCCGGTTTTATCGATACTGCGATGACACAAGGATTGAAAGGACTCTTCTGGTTGATCTCGGCAAAAGAAGCAGCTTCTATCATTCTCAAAGCGGCCGACGGCGGAAAGGAATGTATCTACGTTCCGGCGCGTTGGGGACTCGTGGGACTAATCATAAGAATGATTCCGTCTTTTATCTTCAAACGTCTTTCTATTTAA
- a CDS encoding FAD-binding oxidoreductase, translating into MATASKASAKKKTASSKTANAKPAKTKKSFVDIHLPEATKVEAWGMNHHSISPVVFPEKEEDFKNLFAYAEEKKLKLTFRGGGCSYGDAATNTKGVVIDISKYNRILEFNAKTGILKAESGVTIKQLWEFGIEKGYWPPVVSGTMFPTLGGALSMNIHGKNNFAVGPIGDHIQEFTFMTPDGKVLTCSRKKNQDLFFGAISGFGMLGAFLTVTIQLKHIYAGKMKVWPVVSKNLQDMYDYFEREYKNSDYLVGWVDAFASGSSLGRGQIHKAVHLKKGEDPEFPENCKLENQNLPTTFLGIIPKSWMWIFMLPFSNNLGMRLVNFAKFISGYLTNNKPYMQGHAEYAFLLDYVPNWKFMYKPGSMIQYQSFIPKENAVDAFSEILRICQKRGIITWLAVFKKHKPDPFLLTHALDGYSMAMDFPVTSGNKKKLWELAGELDETVLKFGGKFYFAKDSTLRPEIVQRAFPKKNLEAFHALKKKYDPKGILETDLYRRIMGIW; encoded by the coding sequence ATGGCAACTGCATCCAAAGCTTCTGCGAAGAAGAAGACCGCTTCTTCTAAAACTGCAAATGCAAAACCGGCGAAGACAAAGAAGTCTTTCGTTGACATTCATCTTCCGGAGGCGACGAAAGTAGAAGCCTGGGGAATGAATCACCATTCGATTTCTCCGGTCGTCTTCCCGGAAAAAGAAGAGGATTTTAAAAATCTATTTGCTTACGCGGAAGAGAAAAAACTCAAGCTGACCTTTCGCGGAGGCGGGTGCAGTTACGGAGACGCGGCGACCAACACAAAGGGAGTCGTGATCGATATTTCGAAATACAATCGAATCTTAGAATTCAACGCAAAGACAGGAATTCTCAAAGCGGAATCCGGTGTAACGATCAAACAACTCTGGGAATTCGGAATTGAAAAAGGATATTGGCCTCCGGTTGTAAGCGGGACCATGTTTCCGACGTTAGGCGGAGCTCTTTCGATGAACATTCACGGGAAAAATAATTTTGCCGTGGGTCCGATCGGGGATCATATTCAAGAGTTCACCTTTATGACTCCGGATGGAAAGGTTCTTACCTGTTCTAGAAAGAAGAATCAGGATTTATTCTTCGGAGCCATTTCCGGCTTTGGAATGTTAGGCGCTTTTTTGACCGTAACGATTCAGTTAAAACATATCTACGCGGGTAAGATGAAAGTATGGCCCGTGGTCAGTAAAAATCTTCAAGATATGTACGACTATTTCGAAAGGGAATACAAGAATTCGGATTATCTCGTAGGTTGGGTGGACGCCTTTGCATCCGGAAGTTCTCTGGGAAGAGGACAGATTCACAAAGCGGTTCATTTAAAGAAGGGAGAAGACCCAGAGTTCCCCGAAAATTGTAAATTAGAAAATCAGAATCTACCAACCACGTTCCTAGGAATCATTCCTAAGTCATGGATGTGGATCTTTATGCTTCCATTCTCCAATAATTTGGGAATGCGTCTTGTGAACTTTGCCAAGTTCATTTCGGGTTATCTTACAAACAACAAACCTTATATGCAAGGCCACGCGGAATATGCGTTCCTTTTGGATTACGTTCCGAATTGGAAGTTTATGTACAAACCCGGGTCGATGATTCAGTATCAGAGTTTTATTCCGAAGGAAAACGCGGTGGATGCGTTCTCGGAAATTTTGAGAATCTGTCAAAAAAGAGGAATTATCACTTGGCTCGCCGTATTTAAAAAACACAAACCCGATCCGTTTTTACTCACTCACGCGTTGGACGGATATTCGATGGCAATGGACTTTCCCGTAACTTCAGGAAACAAAAAGAAATTATGGGAACTCGCGGGTGAGTTAGACGAAACCGTATTGAAATTCGGTGGTAAGTTTTACTTTGCAAAAGATAGCACCCTTCGACCGGAAATCGTACAGAGGGCCTTTCCAAAAAAGAATTTGGAAGCTTTTCACGCGTTAAAAAAGAAATACGATCCGAAAGGAATCCTCGAAACCGATCTCTATAGAAGAATCATGGGAATCTGGTGA